The Rhododendron vialii isolate Sample 1 chromosome 5a, ASM3025357v1 genome contains a region encoding:
- the LOC131326566 gene encoding probable CCR4-associated factor 1 homolog 11, with protein sequence MNRPKKPVAIRKVWAKNLFEELSLINCIALRYPFAAMDTEFPGTIFHPAVEKHHLSHLPPDYNYRVMKANVDALNLIQLGLTLSDAHGNLPDFGTSHSYIWEFNFSNFDIESDLQNPDSIALLERQGIDFHKNRTLGIHSRQFAWLFLNSRLAFDFNHGSPLTWITFHSAYDFGFLLKILTGGKLLPENLGTFMIWVNMYIGGAVYDMKHMIRYCSGLYGGLERVAKTLDVDRMAGRSHQAGSDSLLTMQTFIKLKELYFNREGGEEEIGKFRSVLHGLEVEGTLLLV encoded by the coding sequence ATGAACCGTCCGAAAAAGCCGGTCGCCATTCGAAAGGTATGGGCCAAGAACTTGTTCGAAGAGCTCTCTCTCATCAACTGCATCGCCCTCCGCTACCCATTCGCTGCGATGGATACGGAATTCCCAGGTACCATCTTCCACCCGGCTGTCGAAAAACACCACTTGTCTCACCTCCCTCCAGACTACAACTACCGCGTCATGAAGGCCAACGTCGATGCCCTCAATCTCATCCAGCTCGGCCTCACCCTCTCTGACGCCCACGGAAACCTTCCTGACTTTGGCACCAGCCACTCCTACATATGGGAATTCAACTTCAGCAACTTCGACATCGAATCCGACCTCCAAAACCCGGACTCCATCGCCTTACTTGAACGGCAAGGAATCGACTTCCACAAGAACAGGACACTCGGCATCCATTCGAGGCAATTCGCCTGGCTCTTTCTCAACTCGCGACTCGCTTTCGATTTCAATCACGGGTCCCCACTGACATGGATCACCTTCCACAGCGCCTACGATTTCGGGTTTCTGCTCAAGATTTTGACAGGGGGGAAGTTACTACCAGAAAACCTCGGGACGTTCATGATTTGGGTTAACATGTACATCGGTGGGGCCGTGTACGATATGAAACACATGATTCGGTACTGCTCCGGATTGTACGGCGGATTAGAGAGGGTGGCGAAAACCTTAGATGTCGATCGGATGGCTGGGAGGAGCCATCAAGCCGGTTCAGATAGCTTACTCACTATGCAAACATTCATAAAGCTGAAAGAGTTGTACTTTAACAGAGAAGGAGGggaagaagaaattggtaaattCCGGAGTGTGTTGCATGGACTAGAGGTTGAAGGGACACTTCTCCTTGTTTAA
- the LOC131327615 gene encoding calmodulin-like protein 30, whose protein sequence is MSKISFLSFKYGSSNSMNSSVIPTPVSVPRERQKSNLSATQVMDADGDGFIDFKEFMKVNNDTGRGGGVKTSDNPNAFCVFDLDGHGKISTEELWEAMKKIGEKCNLESCWKMVKGVDKDGDMMD, encoded by the exons ATGTCGAAAATCAGTTTTCTCAGTTTCAAATATGGGAGTTCTAATTCAATGAACTCCTCTGTAATTCCCACTCCAGTAAGCGTACCTAGAGAAAGGCAAAAGTCTAACTTGTCGGCCACTCAG GTGATGGATGCAGATGGAGACGGATTCATTGACTTCAAAGAGTTCATGAAAGTGAATAACGACACGGGGCGAGGAGGAGGGGTGAAGACAAGCGACAATCCCAACGCGTTCTGCGTGTTTGATTTGGATGGGCATGGGAAAATAAGCACGGAGGAGTTGTGGGAGGCTATGAAGAAGATTGGAGAGAAGTGCAACTTGGAGTCGTGCTGGAAGATGGTGAAAGGGGTGGATAAGGACGGGGATATGATGGACTAG
- the LOC131326933 gene encoding B3 domain-containing protein Os01g0234100-like isoform X1, producing the protein MGKVKFCKQSESTMDLDTPSNSHSDSDDQVGEEIVFIKQVQSNELPTSEDHSPKSAKPNFIQLSPSTPSPSSTVKGKKNSWDLHEELNWQLGKTKKKRSGSKSKHAVSNHAGKPMSCKQSKSAMIGLPVEVKTPAMIRAEEIKSSLGCEFPSFVKPLVRSNVSSCFWMGLSGPFSKSHLPEKDTSVILEDESGEQFQVKYIQGRWGLSGGWRSFAMGHKLLEGDVLIFQLVEPNKMKVYIVRANGLTEVDGALSLLNLDAHVKQDDTEKDDADDGTIALDNKKRKRPISLQLAIVKKNKKASLQKSVPKLTESVVQLENGCEEVGSEPLIGPRFSSSTIRIWDVKSFKHFNILVDGLSIDSEIPKHIRVKYFNLCQSRRAFLHARLFHGLNIKLVSGIISEIVNIADAIRACTLTTSRNKFEVWEKSLKSFELVGMNVGFLSARLRRLLSLAIKTEVDVDVKKYVEAKTRKVQADDEIRKLKAKVVELKVASRKLGAFIKALKSKVEGYEHKFQEEVDAPW; encoded by the exons ATGGGGAAAGTAAAGTTTTGTAAGCAAAGTGAATCTACTATGGATCTTGATACTCCTAGTAACAGTCATTCAGACAGTGACGATCAAGTTGGGGAAGAGATTGTATTTATAAAGCAGGTGCAAAGTAATGAATTGCCAACATCAGAGGACCATAGCCCCAAatcagcaaaacccaattttatTCAGTTGTCTCCCTCCACTCCCTCCCCTTCCTCCAcg GTTAAGGGAAAGAAGAATTCCTGGGATTTGCACGAGGAGTTGAACTGGCAGTTGGGGAAGACCAAGAAGAAGCGTTCTGGATCCAAATCAAAGCAC GCGGTATCTAATCATGCGGGGAAGCCCATGAG CTGTAAACAAAGTAAGTCTGCAATGATTGGGTTGCCTGTTGAAGTTAAGACACCTGCCATGATTCGAGCTGAGGAGATCAAGTCCAGTTTGGGATGTGAATTTCCTAGCTTTGTAAAACCATTGGTTCGATCGAATGTTTCCAGTTGTTTTTGGATG GGGCTTTCTGGTCCCTTCAGCAAGTCTCACCTACCTGAAAAGGATACCTCAGTAATTTTGGAAGATGAAAGTGGGGAACAATTTCAAGTGAAATACATTCAAGGAAGGTGGGGACTTAGTGGTGGTTGGAGAAGCTTTGCGATGGGACACAAATTGCTCGAGGGTGATGTCTTGATCTTTCAGTTAGTtgaaccaaacaaaatgaaG GTGTACATTGTAAGGGCCAATGGTTTGACTGAGGTAGATGGTGCTCTAAGCCTTCTTAACCTTGATGCTCACGTCAAACAAGATGATACAG AAAAGGACGATGCAGATGATGGAACAATAGCTCTGGATAACAAGAAGAGGAAGCGTCCAATCTCTCTTCAACTTGCTATAGtcaagaagaacaagaaggcaAGCCTCCAAAAATCAGTTCCTAAACTCACAGAATCCGTTGTGCAACTTGAAAATGGTTGCGAAGAGGTTGGTTCAGAACCTCTCATCGGTCCCAGATTCTCTAGCTCTACAATTCGTATCTGGGATGTCAAAAGCTTTAAACACTTCAATATTTTGGTTGATGGGTTGTCCATAGATTCAGAGATTCCGAAACATATACGGGTCAAGTACTTCAACCTCTGCCAGAGTAGAAGAGCATTCCTTCATGCACGGCTTTTCCATGGCCTTAACATTAAGTTGGTTTCTGGTATTATTTCTGAGATTGTCAATATAGCTGATGCCATAAGAGCATGTACGCTCACAACTTCTCGGAACAAATTTGAAGTGTGGGAAAAAAGCTTGAAGTCTTTTGAGCTCGTGGGAATGAATGTCGGTTTTTTAAGTGCTCGGTTACGGCGCCTTCTTAGCCTTGCTATTAAAACAGAGGTTGACGTGGATGTCAAGAAGTACGTAGAGGCTAAAACTAGAAAAGTTCAAGCGGATGATGAGATACGAAAGCTCAAGGCTAAGGTTGTTGAGCTGAAGGTGGCATCCAGAAAGTTGGGTGCATTTATCAAGGCTCTAAAATCTAAGGTTGAGGGCTATGAACACAAGTTCCAGGAAGAAGTTGATGCTCCATGGTAG
- the LOC131326933 gene encoding B3 domain-containing protein Os01g0234100-like isoform X3, with amino-acid sequence MGKVKFCKQSESTMDLDTPSNSHSDSDDQVGEEIVFIKQVQSNELPTSEDHSPKSAKPNFIQLSPSTPSPSSTVKGKKNSWDLHEELNWQLGKTKKKRSGSKSKHGLSGPFSKSHLPEKDTSVILEDESGEQFQVKYIQGRWGLSGGWRSFAMGHKLLEGDVLIFQLVEPNKMKVYIVRANGLTEVDGALSLLNLDAHVKQDDTEKDDADDGTIALDNKKRKRPISLQLAIVKKNKKASLQKSVPKLTESVVQLENGCEEVGSEPLIGPRFSSSTIRIWDVKSFKHFNILVDGLSIDSEIPKHIRVKYFNLCQSRRAFLHARLFHGLNIKLVSGIISEIVNIADAIRACTLTTSRNKFEVWEKSLKSFELVGMNVGFLSARLRRLLSLAIKTEVDVDVKKYVEAKTRKVQADDEIRKLKAKVVELKVASRKLGAFIKALKSKVEGYEHKFQEEVDAPW; translated from the exons ATGGGGAAAGTAAAGTTTTGTAAGCAAAGTGAATCTACTATGGATCTTGATACTCCTAGTAACAGTCATTCAGACAGTGACGATCAAGTTGGGGAAGAGATTGTATTTATAAAGCAGGTGCAAAGTAATGAATTGCCAACATCAGAGGACCATAGCCCCAAatcagcaaaacccaattttatTCAGTTGTCTCCCTCCACTCCCTCCCCTTCCTCCAcg GTTAAGGGAAAGAAGAATTCCTGGGATTTGCACGAGGAGTTGAACTGGCAGTTGGGGAAGACCAAGAAGAAGCGTTCTGGATCCAAATCAAAGCAC GGGCTTTCTGGTCCCTTCAGCAAGTCTCACCTACCTGAAAAGGATACCTCAGTAATTTTGGAAGATGAAAGTGGGGAACAATTTCAAGTGAAATACATTCAAGGAAGGTGGGGACTTAGTGGTGGTTGGAGAAGCTTTGCGATGGGACACAAATTGCTCGAGGGTGATGTCTTGATCTTTCAGTTAGTtgaaccaaacaaaatgaaG GTGTACATTGTAAGGGCCAATGGTTTGACTGAGGTAGATGGTGCTCTAAGCCTTCTTAACCTTGATGCTCACGTCAAACAAGATGATACAG AAAAGGACGATGCAGATGATGGAACAATAGCTCTGGATAACAAGAAGAGGAAGCGTCCAATCTCTCTTCAACTTGCTATAGtcaagaagaacaagaaggcaAGCCTCCAAAAATCAGTTCCTAAACTCACAGAATCCGTTGTGCAACTTGAAAATGGTTGCGAAGAGGTTGGTTCAGAACCTCTCATCGGTCCCAGATTCTCTAGCTCTACAATTCGTATCTGGGATGTCAAAAGCTTTAAACACTTCAATATTTTGGTTGATGGGTTGTCCATAGATTCAGAGATTCCGAAACATATACGGGTCAAGTACTTCAACCTCTGCCAGAGTAGAAGAGCATTCCTTCATGCACGGCTTTTCCATGGCCTTAACATTAAGTTGGTTTCTGGTATTATTTCTGAGATTGTCAATATAGCTGATGCCATAAGAGCATGTACGCTCACAACTTCTCGGAACAAATTTGAAGTGTGGGAAAAAAGCTTGAAGTCTTTTGAGCTCGTGGGAATGAATGTCGGTTTTTTAAGTGCTCGGTTACGGCGCCTTCTTAGCCTTGCTATTAAAACAGAGGTTGACGTGGATGTCAAGAAGTACGTAGAGGCTAAAACTAGAAAAGTTCAAGCGGATGATGAGATACGAAAGCTCAAGGCTAAGGTTGTTGAGCTGAAGGTGGCATCCAGAAAGTTGGGTGCATTTATCAAGGCTCTAAAATCTAAGGTTGAGGGCTATGAACACAAGTTCCAGGAAGAAGTTGATGCTCCATGGTAG
- the LOC131326933 gene encoding B3 domain-containing protein Os01g0234100-like isoform X2: MGKVKFCKQSESTMDLDTPSNSHSDSDDQVGEEIVFIKQVQSNELPTSEDHSPKSAKPNFIQLSPSTPSPSSTVKGKKNSWDLHEELNWQLGKTKKKRSGSKSKHAVSNHAGKPMSCKQSKSAMIGLPVEVKTPAMIRAEEIKSSLGCEFPSFVKPLVRSNVSSCFWMGLSGPFSKSHLPEKDTSVILEDESGEQFQVKYIQGRWGLSGGWRSFAMGHKLLEGDVLIFQLVEPNKMKVYIVRANGLTEVDGALSLLNLDAHVKQDDTDDGTIALDNKKRKRPISLQLAIVKKNKKASLQKSVPKLTESVVQLENGCEEVGSEPLIGPRFSSSTIRIWDVKSFKHFNILVDGLSIDSEIPKHIRVKYFNLCQSRRAFLHARLFHGLNIKLVSGIISEIVNIADAIRACTLTTSRNKFEVWEKSLKSFELVGMNVGFLSARLRRLLSLAIKTEVDVDVKKYVEAKTRKVQADDEIRKLKAKVVELKVASRKLGAFIKALKSKVEGYEHKFQEEVDAPW; this comes from the exons ATGGGGAAAGTAAAGTTTTGTAAGCAAAGTGAATCTACTATGGATCTTGATACTCCTAGTAACAGTCATTCAGACAGTGACGATCAAGTTGGGGAAGAGATTGTATTTATAAAGCAGGTGCAAAGTAATGAATTGCCAACATCAGAGGACCATAGCCCCAAatcagcaaaacccaattttatTCAGTTGTCTCCCTCCACTCCCTCCCCTTCCTCCAcg GTTAAGGGAAAGAAGAATTCCTGGGATTTGCACGAGGAGTTGAACTGGCAGTTGGGGAAGACCAAGAAGAAGCGTTCTGGATCCAAATCAAAGCAC GCGGTATCTAATCATGCGGGGAAGCCCATGAG CTGTAAACAAAGTAAGTCTGCAATGATTGGGTTGCCTGTTGAAGTTAAGACACCTGCCATGATTCGAGCTGAGGAGATCAAGTCCAGTTTGGGATGTGAATTTCCTAGCTTTGTAAAACCATTGGTTCGATCGAATGTTTCCAGTTGTTTTTGGATG GGGCTTTCTGGTCCCTTCAGCAAGTCTCACCTACCTGAAAAGGATACCTCAGTAATTTTGGAAGATGAAAGTGGGGAACAATTTCAAGTGAAATACATTCAAGGAAGGTGGGGACTTAGTGGTGGTTGGAGAAGCTTTGCGATGGGACACAAATTGCTCGAGGGTGATGTCTTGATCTTTCAGTTAGTtgaaccaaacaaaatgaaG GTGTACATTGTAAGGGCCAATGGTTTGACTGAGGTAGATGGTGCTCTAAGCCTTCTTAACCTTGATGCTCACGTCAAACAAGATGATACAG ATGATGGAACAATAGCTCTGGATAACAAGAAGAGGAAGCGTCCAATCTCTCTTCAACTTGCTATAGtcaagaagaacaagaaggcaAGCCTCCAAAAATCAGTTCCTAAACTCACAGAATCCGTTGTGCAACTTGAAAATGGTTGCGAAGAGGTTGGTTCAGAACCTCTCATCGGTCCCAGATTCTCTAGCTCTACAATTCGTATCTGGGATGTCAAAAGCTTTAAACACTTCAATATTTTGGTTGATGGGTTGTCCATAGATTCAGAGATTCCGAAACATATACGGGTCAAGTACTTCAACCTCTGCCAGAGTAGAAGAGCATTCCTTCATGCACGGCTTTTCCATGGCCTTAACATTAAGTTGGTTTCTGGTATTATTTCTGAGATTGTCAATATAGCTGATGCCATAAGAGCATGTACGCTCACAACTTCTCGGAACAAATTTGAAGTGTGGGAAAAAAGCTTGAAGTCTTTTGAGCTCGTGGGAATGAATGTCGGTTTTTTAAGTGCTCGGTTACGGCGCCTTCTTAGCCTTGCTATTAAAACAGAGGTTGACGTGGATGTCAAGAAGTACGTAGAGGCTAAAACTAGAAAAGTTCAAGCGGATGATGAGATACGAAAGCTCAAGGCTAAGGTTGTTGAGCTGAAGGTGGCATCCAGAAAGTTGGGTGCATTTATCAAGGCTCTAAAATCTAAGGTTGAGGGCTATGAACACAAGTTCCAGGAAGAAGTTGATGCTCCATGGTAG